TCTGCCTTCGAGTCGTTTGAAAGGTATGCCCAGAAGATAGAGCAAAAAGAGGCAAGGGCACAGGCGCAAGAGGAGCTTCTAAGCGCATCAAAAACCTTAGAGGATAGGTTCAAAGAGCTTGAAAACAGCGACTCTGATATTCTGGATGAGCTTCAGAAACTAAAGGAAAAGATGGGCAAGTAAGATTCAAGATAAATATATTCTTGAGAGGCATGGGACAAATTTGAACCCGTGCCTTTTTGTTTTTTTGGGGCATATTTTTAAATTTTGTCGGAAAAAATTTTTAGTAAACTCTGCTATTGCAACATAAAATACCACCGACTGTGGTGTAAATTTTATGTTGCACAAAAGCAAAAACAAAAAAGAGAGGAGATGGGTTGGCTTTGGAAAGAATTGAAGTTTTGCAGTTTAAAAGGCAGGGTTACAAAAGATCATTTAAAGAGGATTCAAAAGGACTTTATTTATTCGGGTTTGAAGAGTATCTCATTTTGATTCTGGCATTTTTGATGGGAAGGTGTGAGCTTTTTTCGACAGGCTTTTTTTCGAGCTCCTACATAGGCAGCTTTAAGAAAAAGGATTATATGTATTATTTGGCAGCAATGTTTTCCATCTTTGGGATTATATCAAGCCTGAACAGGTCTCTGATACTAAAATATGCTGCAAAAATGCTTGAAAGAGATTTAAAGCAGGACAGAGGTGCTGCAAGGGAAATAGAGCTTGAACTTTGCAAGTTTGGATATAATGTGAAAAATGTTGAGTTTGTGCAGCTTGAGGAATATTTCCGGGTGGAGATTGAACTGGAGGATGGTTTTAAAACACCCCGTAAAAAGGAGATAGAGGACATTGTTGAAAGAATAGCAGGGTGTGAGGTTGAGGTTGTCTCGGAGATTCCAAAACAGACAGGCGGGTATCAGCTCTGCCTTTTGAAAAAACCACATATAAATGTGGACTATGCAATATTTTCAAAGAGCAGAGATAACATAAACGGTGACAGGGTGTGCTTTTTGCAGCTCAAGGATGGCAAGTTTTTAGCCTGCATCTCGGATGGTATGGGTACCGGTAAGTCTGCTGCTGAAAACAGTTTTATTGTAATAGATGCGTTAAAAAAGTTTACTGATTTGGGGTTTGACAGAAAGGTTGCCATAAAATTTATAAACTCTCTTCTTTCTATGAAAAGCATTGAAGGGTTTGCCTCGGTTGATATTGTTTGTATAGACAGGTTCAGGAGCACATGCGAATTTTTAAAGGCAGGTGCAATGCCTGCATTTATAAAACGAGGAAGCAATGTCTTTGAGATTTCTTCCAGCTCACTGCCGGTTGGGGTTGAAGCAACATCCCAGTTTGATTATACTGTTCAAAAACTTCAAAAAGGTGATATGATATTTATGTGTTCGGACGGACTTTTTGACCTGCTGGGGGAAGATGGTCATAGAACTTTTTATGAATATCTCTGTTCTCATGAATTTTTATCAACACAGAGTGCGGGAAAGCAGATCTTTGAATGGGCACTCTCCAGTGCTTATGCAATCCGGGACGATGTGACCATAATTGTTTTGAAAGTCGGGGGTGCAGGTGAAAGGAGAAGTGATGAGAAGACAGCTTAAGAAGGCTTTTTTGATTGACACAATTTTTATGGCGGCTGCAGTGTTGCTTTTGCTGATTGCAAACATTGCTATGGCTTTAAAAAACACTGCCGCTCAAGATGACAGCAGCGCTTTTGGGTTTCAAACATCGGGTAAAGAAAATACAGAAAAAAGCTTTTTGATAAACTCTGAAAATGCTGAAAAAGCGGGAGTTGCAAAGGCAGAGATTTATATAAACCTGCTGAGAAAAGACACAAAAAAGGTTGAGAGGATGTCGCTTGAGGAGTATGTTGTGGGTGCTGTGGCTGCCGAGATGCCGGCTGAGTTTCCCATCGAAGCGCTGAAAGCTCAGGCTGTTGCGTGCAGAACCTATGCCATGCGTAAGGTTGCCAGAAAGCTTTTACATTCTGGATATGAAAGGCAGAAAGTTTATCTGTGTGATGATTTTGCACACTGCCAGGCATATATTGATAAAAATCAGATGAAACAGAAATGGGGTAAAAACTTTACAAAATATTACCAGAAACTCTGCTCTGCTGTGATGGCAACAAAAGGTGAGGTTCTTGTATACAATGGAGAGATTATAGATTGTCTTTTCCATGCAGCCTCTGGCGGCAGAACAGAGGATGCCAGAGAGGTGTTCGGACAGAGTATTCCATATTTAAAAAGTGTTGTTAGCCGCGGTGAAGAGGCTTGTCCAAAATTCAGTGGAGAGTTTTACTTTTCCTGTGATGAGTTTGTAAAAAGGCTAAAGAGTTTTTATCCCAACTTAAAATTGAGCGCAAAGGATATTGCATCGCAGGTTAAAGTTTTACAGAGGACAAACACGCAGAGGGTGAAGATGGTAAAAGTAGGAAATATTAAAATAAGCGGTGAAAAATTCAGACAAATTTTTGGACTTTATTCGACAGAGTTCTGGATATATCCGCAGCAAAGCAGGATTGAGATAAGGACAAGAGGTTACGGGCATGGTTTGGGTATGAGCCAGTGGGGAGCGGGTTACCTTGCAAGGCAGGGCAAGAGCTATAAAGAGATTCTATTTTATTACTATAAAAATGTGAAAATTTATAGGGTAAAATTAAAAGTATAAGATTTTTGAAAAAGGGAGCAGGATACAAATTGAGATGTTATTTAACTTCCAGTGATGTCAGAACACTGAAAGAGTGCATAGAAAGGATAGGTCCGGACAGGTATGCAAAAGAATATCTTCTCAAAAAGATGATTTACCTGCACATATACATAGAAGACCTGACACCAACCCAGGCAAATATAATAAAACAGACAATGCTTTCCATTGGTTCTGATGCTGTTGTAAACAGGGGCTCAATAGACCACTCGGCAGATAGGTCAGACTGTCTTGTGTTTGGGAGCATTTTGCAGATAAAAAGGCTATGCGAAAAATTGAAAAGACAGCCGTTTAAACTCAAAGATCTGTCAGAGCAGATACAAAAGATTGTGGAGGGATTTGAAAATGATTGCCTTTATTCCGGTGGATCCAAAGAAGAAAAAGGTGATAGTTGAAAATGGTATCAACATAGAGAATGACTACAACAAGAAAATTGGGCTCCGGGGGGTCAATGTGAAGTGCATCTCGGGGTTTTTGAGCCCTGATCTGGTTTTAACAGACTTTGTTGCAATCCGTGTAAATACAGAAAATTCATATATAGCAAATTAAATATTCATCCAGGAAAACAGGTATACATGGACTGTTGAAATTTGACATTAAAATACCCCGGGAATTAGATAAGTATTAGATAAGTATAACAAAACTGCTTGGCATGGAGTATACATTTTGGATTATTTGTTATACAATATTGGTATAGACTTTGCACCTTTTTGTTTCCTTTCGCAAACTGAAGGGGGATTTTTCTTTATGAAACTTAGAATTCTCTTTGCACTTATTTTGGTTTTGTCTTTTCTAAGTGGCTGCAGAGACCAAAAAGCTTCTGTGAGGGAATATTCGAAAGAAGGAAGGTGGGAGATTCTAAATTTTGATGGCAGGGCATTTGTGCTTGACAGTGACAATGCAAATGTTATTATCAGAGGTAAAAAGGGGACAAAAGAAGCTACTATCAGATACATCAAAAAAGTAGTATGGAACGCTGATGACAAAACAGATCTTAAAAAAGAATTTTCAAAATCAGATCTTGAAAAGACCTTTGATGATATGGAGATAAAGCTTGAAAATGACCTTGACAGAGTATATATAAAAGCAAGAGCTTACAGCAGAGAGGCAATTTTGGAAAATACACTTTCAAACCCCAAAAAAAGCTTTGAGTTTGAGATCTACCTTCCCGAGAATAGCAAAATATTTGTCCAGAACAGCAATGGCAATGTGAGCATTTCTAAGATTCAGAGGGGTTCAATATACATAGTAAACGGAAAAGGCAACGTCACTGTGACCGATGCGAAAGCATCAATAGAGGTGAAAAATGGAGAGGGTAATGTGGCTCTTGACTATATATCTGGAAATTTTTCCATTAACAACGGCAATGGCAATATCAATCTTAAGGTAGAAAAAACAGGGACTTTCACTGTTACAGGCACAAAGGGGAACATAACTGCTAAAGTGGATGCGCTTGAAAGCTCCACAATGTCTTCTCTTATAACCTTGGGTGAAGGAGATATAAATTTCTTTGTAGGCAAAGATGTGAAAGCGCGCATAAAAGTCAATGCCAAGGGAAGACTTAAGTCAGATTTTAAAATGATAAGGGTTTCAGACTATCATTATATCAATATTGATTCGGGCATAAATTCAATTGAAATAGTAAATTACAAAGGTAATATAAGAGTTGCAAAGGATTATTAAAAAAGCCCCCGGCTCTCTGGAGAAAAACAATTTTAAGATAAGCTCACCCAAAGAGAGAGGGGCTTTTTTATTTTTAAACTTTATACCCATCTCTGGGCAATTGGCATGCGTCGACCTGTACCAAATGCTTTTGATGTCACCTTCAAACCCGGTGCAGCTTGTCTTCGCTTGTACTCTGATCTTTCTACCATCCTGATAATCTTTAAAACAAGCTCTCTTGGATAGCCCATCTGCACTATTTCATCAACGCTTTTCAGATCTTCAATATATGCAACCAAAATCGGGTCCAGAACCTCATAGGGCGGGAGGCTATCTGTGTCTTTCTGGTTTGGTCGAAGCTCTGCAGACGGTGGTTTTACCAGAACGCTGTGTGGTATTATTTCCCTTTCCCTGTTTATATACTTTGCAAGCTCATACACAAGCATTTTTGGCAAATCTGATATAACCGCAAGCCCGCCTGCCATATCACCGTAAAGTGTGCAGTATCCAACCGCAAGCTCGGACTTGTTGCCTGTTGTAAGAACAAGCCTGTTTTCCCTGTTTGATATAAACATGAGGATGTTTCCGCGAATTCGTGCCTGTATATTTTCCTCTGCAAGGTCCTGCAGGGGCGTTTCGCTTAGGTTGAACATCCTGAGGTATGCCCTGAAGACATCTTCAATTGGGTATACCCTGAACTCAATTCCAAGGTTCTCTGCCAGGATTTTTGCATCTTTTATACTGTGCTCTGAAGAGTAGCGCGAGGGCATAGAAACGCCCAGGACGTTTTCTCTTCCCAGCGCTTCAACAGCTAAGCAGCACACAACCGATGAGTCAATCCCGCCGGAAAGTCCCACCACTGCCTTTTTAGCAGCGCCTGTCTTTTCAAAGTAATCTTTTATACCAAGCACCAGAGCTTTTTTTATCCATGAAATATCTTCATGTATTTCAATCTCAGGCATTTTGTCAATATTTTCAAGTTCAACCTCTACTATGTCCTCTTCAAACTCATTTGCTTTTGCTTTAATCTTTCCGCTTG
The Caldicellulosiruptor morganii DNA segment above includes these coding regions:
- a CDS encoding SpoIIE family protein phosphatase; translation: MALERIEVLQFKRQGYKRSFKEDSKGLYLFGFEEYLILILAFLMGRCELFSTGFFSSSYIGSFKKKDYMYYLAAMFSIFGIISSLNRSLILKYAAKMLERDLKQDRGAAREIELELCKFGYNVKNVEFVQLEEYFRVEIELEDGFKTPRKKEIEDIVERIAGCEVEVVSEIPKQTGGYQLCLLKKPHINVDYAIFSKSRDNINGDRVCFLQLKDGKFLACISDGMGTGKSAAENSFIVIDALKKFTDLGFDRKVAIKFINSLLSMKSIEGFASVDIVCIDRFRSTCEFLKAGAMPAFIKRGSNVFEISSSSLPVGVEATSQFDYTVQKLQKGDMIFMCSDGLFDLLGEDGHRTFYEYLCSHEFLSTQSAGKQIFEWALSSAYAIRDDVTIIVLKVGGAGERRSDEKTA
- the spoIID gene encoding stage II sporulation protein D gives rise to the protein MKGEVMRRQLKKAFLIDTIFMAAAVLLLLIANIAMALKNTAAQDDSSAFGFQTSGKENTEKSFLINSENAEKAGVAKAEIYINLLRKDTKKVERMSLEEYVVGAVAAEMPAEFPIEALKAQAVACRTYAMRKVARKLLHSGYERQKVYLCDDFAHCQAYIDKNQMKQKWGKNFTKYYQKLCSAVMATKGEVLVYNGEIIDCLFHAASGGRTEDAREVFGQSIPYLKSVVSRGEEACPKFSGEFYFSCDEFVKRLKSFYPNLKLSAKDIASQVKVLQRTNTQRVKMVKVGNIKISGEKFRQIFGLYSTEFWIYPQQSRIEIRTRGYGHGLGMSQWGAGYLARQGKSYKEILFYYYKNVKIYRVKLKV
- a CDS encoding NAD+ synthase, with amino-acid sequence MKILLCQINPIVGDIEGNTKKIIEIVKSHREAKVLIFPELAICGYPPKDLLFQKDFIAAIDRAIDKIAKEVEDSFVIVGAPTKSHHVSKLFNSAIIFHQGKIEKIIHKTLLPSYDVFDENRYFVPSPAREVVTIEGINFGISICEDIWNINNDENAMYDINVLDELYSKGARVFINLSASPYHYTKLETQRLKVLKDAAIKFGVPVIYVNQVGGNDELIFDGNSTVVSSSGKIKAKANEFEEDIVEVELENIDKMPEIEIHEDISWIKKALVLGIKDYFEKTGAAKKAVVGLSGGIDSSVVCCLAVEALGRENVLGVSMPSRYSSEHSIKDAKILAENLGIEFRVYPIEDVFRAYLRMFNLSETPLQDLAEENIQARIRGNILMFISNRENRLVLTTGNKSELAVGYCTLYGDMAGGLAVISDLPKMLVYELAKYINREREIIPHSVLVKPPSAELRPNQKDTDSLPPYEVLDPILVAYIEDLKSVDEIVQMGYPRELVLKIIRMVERSEYKRRQAAPGLKVTSKAFGTGRRMPIAQRWV
- a CDS encoding DUF4097 family beta strand repeat-containing protein, which translates into the protein MKLRILFALILVLSFLSGCRDQKASVREYSKEGRWEILNFDGRAFVLDSDNANVIIRGKKGTKEATIRYIKKVVWNADDKTDLKKEFSKSDLEKTFDDMEIKLENDLDRVYIKARAYSREAILENTLSNPKKSFEFEIYLPENSKIFVQNSNGNVSISKIQRGSIYIVNGKGNVTVTDAKASIEVKNGEGNVALDYISGNFSINNGNGNINLKVEKTGTFTVTGTKGNITAKVDALESSTMSSLITLGEGDINFFVGKDVKARIKVNAKGRLKSDFKMIRVSDYHYINIDSGINSIEIVNYKGNIRVAKDY